Genomic segment of Terriglobia bacterium:
GTTCACCATCCCTGACCTGCTGGAGGCCCGCTACAACACCGCGGCCCGCATCCTGGGAGCCATCGCCATCCTGTTTGCGTTCACGGCCATTACTTCGTACCAATTCAAGGGCGGCGGCGACGTGCTGCACCTGATCTTCCCTGACCTGGACCACGTCGCGCGCAACACGTTCGGGATTGCCGCCGGCCATGAGCATGCTCTGGGCATGGTGATCATCGCGGGCTTCGTGATCATCTTCACTGCCTTTGCCGGCATGACGTCCGTGGCCTACCTGGATGTGGTCATCGGCGCATTGGCGACGGTCACCTGCATCGCCGCGCTGCCCATCCTGATGGCCCGGGCGGGCGGCTGGAGCGGCATGCATGCGGCCCTGCCTCCTGAATACTTCCAATGGTTCGGACGTTTTGCCGTGGTGAACGGCGTCAACCAGGGTGCCTGGGCCGGCTTTGTCCGGGCCATGGAACTGTTGGTCCCGACCATGCTCCTGCTCCTGGGCAACCAAAGCATGTATCAGAAATTTTTCTCTGCGCGTTCGGAGCGCGACGCCAAGATCTCGGTCTTCGGCTGGATCATCGGGACCTTTATTCTGGAGACGGTGATTGTCGCCATCGCGGTGACTGGCGCCGCTCTCTTCATGCACGCTCCCGACGTCAAAGCCCGCGAGATCATTCCTTACGCCGCGCGCCATGGCCTGCCTGCATTCCTGGGCGCGCTGCTGATGGGAGCTGTCTTCGCGAAGGTGATTTCCACGGCCAACAACTATCTTTTTTCGCCGGCCACCAACCTGGTCAATGATATTTACACCCGCTTCCTCAAGAAGGACGCCACGGACAAGTCCGTGCTTCTGGTCTCCCGCCTGATGGTGGTGGGCCTGGGAATCTTTGCGTTGCTGCAAGGCACACTGTGGGAGTCCATCCTGGCCATGGCGCTGTACGCCTATACGATTTATTCAGCGGCGATCACGCCGGTGGTGATGGGCGCGTTCTTTTCCAAACGAGTGACTGCAGCCGCGGCGGTGTGGTCCATCGCTCTGGGTACGATCATCACCGTGGTGTGGAACCTGCAGCAGATTGCGTTGCAGAACCATCACGCTACCTTGATCCCCGCAAGCTGGCTGGCGCGTGACGCCATCTTTCCCGCGCTGGCGGTGTCAGTGTTTTCCCTGGTCGTGGTGAGCCTGTTTACGCCGGCGCCGCGCCAGGAGCAATTGGCGCTGTTCTTTGACGACGAAAGCGGACCAAAGCCCGCCAAGGCATAACCGGCGGCCGGTCATTGCTTCCGACTCTGGTAAAATTCACTGCGAGCACATAATTCAATTTCATGGCAGATACTGACATCGCACAAAAAGATTCTGGCGTGGCGGCAGCGCCCATCACACCCATGTCCATTGTGGCGCCGGCGCTGGGCTGGCTGATTCCCGGAGCCGGACACCTGGTACAGCGGCGCTGGGTCCGCGGCGGGTTGATCATGGCGTCCGTGGTGGCCATGTTTGCCTTTGGCCTGGCCATGAACGGCAAAGTCTATCCGCCCAACACCGGAGACCTGCTGGACATCCTGGGCTTTGTCGGCGACCTGGGCGCGGGTGGCCTGTACATTCTGGGCCGCGTCAACGAGTGGGGCGACACCGCCATCCGCATCGCCACCGCCGATTACGGCACCAAATTTATCGTGGTGGCCGGCCTGCTCAACGTGATGAGCGCCGTGGACGCATACCACATCGCCATCGGGAAGAAACCATAATGCTCATGGTCCTTCAAGTCTCCCACTTTACCGCCGCCGCGATCTTCGCGTTTTTCGTGTCCATCGTCTTCGGCATCACCCAGCGCAACACGGCGCGCGATATGGCGCGGTTTGCCGCGTACTGCTTCGTGCTCTTTCTGGGCGGAATGTTCGTGGCCGGCTGGCTGATGTGGCTCATCCATCATTAAATTAGCAACCGCTTGCGGACCTCGCATTCTCGGCGAGCGATCAGCACTTGGAACAAGCCCCTCGGCAGTCTTCATTTCTTGTCGCTTTCGCTCCAAACCGCTTAACGAGCTTCGCTGCGCAACGATTGCTCAGCGTTCGTAGCAGCGCGGTTCGCCGCGCAAGCCTGGCGAACCGCTCATCGGATCAACTTTCCTTGCACTCGATCCTTTGTGTTCCTTCGTGTCCTTCGTGGTTTGCTTCTAGTATCTGTTACTTCTTTTTCTTAGCGGGCGCGGCCGGCTTCTTCGCCGGGGCCTTCAACGCCTCGGCTGGAGGAATCTCTTTCCCGTCCTTGTCAATGTAGTGGATGTCAAACGCGCCGTCGGTTACCAGAAACAGCGTGCAAGCGGTGCTACATCCGAACTGATGCGGGTGTTTGCCCGGAAGATAAACGTAATCACCGGGGACCACGACGGCGGCAGCCGCATCTTTCATTTCGAGTTTGCCGTTGCCGCTGACCATCATGAGAGATTCCGTGGCGGTGTGCCAGTGCCAGGGAACGGTGCATCCCTTGGCCACCTTGAGTAGGATCACGGCGGGGCCTTTGGAGGGGTCGCCGCGCTGCACGGAAAGGCTCGAGCACGCGGGCAGTCCGTCCATGGCAGAGAACTTGGTTTTAGCTAGGGGAACGACCCCAGCTTTATCTTGCGCTGGGCTTGGGGCGGACATGGCCGCGAACAGCAGAACAGCAACTGCAAACATCCGGATGATTCTCATTCGTCTTTGTGCTCCTATACGTTTTGTTGAGGCGGGGACCAGCGAGCATTGTAAACCGGCTTTAACCACAGAGGCCACAGAGGAGCGCAGAGGGATAGGCTTGCAATCCTTTGTGTACCTTCGTGCACTTCGTGGTTATGCTTTCCTCCGTGCTCCTCTGTGCCCTCTGTGTTAAAGGTCTACCCGAAGCGGATCGTGGTCGAGTGCATCTTGACGCGTTCGCGGAAGCCCAGCCGCTGGTAGATCGCAACGGCGCGCTCATTGTCCGTCCGGACGGTCAGGAACGGCTGCTCACTGCGCGCGCGAATCCGCCGTGCCAGCTCGCGAACAAGCGCCGTGGCGTAGCCGCGTCCTTCAAAACCGGGCAGCGTGCCGACGGTGGAGATCTCGCGATACCCAGGCAGATGCAGCCGCAGGCAGGCCATGGCCACCAGTTGATTTTTGCCTTCGCTGGTGCGCTCGCGAATCCCCACAAAGCCCCCCAGCTTGTAGAGCGCGGGACTGAGTTTCCGTCCTGGGCGCGTGGTTTCATAGAGAGCGGACATCTGGGGCAGGTCAGCGGGCGTAAGGTCTTCGATGAGAAACCCGCCGGCGATGGCGGATCGCTCGGAGGCCGAAGAGGCGCGTTCACGTTTTGAAGATTCAGCGCCAGCTTCTTCCTGCGTCGTAGCGCTCGCGGCCTCCTGCACCGTTCCTTCAGCCGCGGTCGTTTGCACCATCTGCGATAGCTCCACCGCGCGGACCACGGTCCATCCCGGTGGCGGCTGCAGCTTTTGGAAAGAGAACAGACCGACCGGCTCAGGCGACAGGCGCAACAGGTCCTGGTACGCCGGCGGCAGCGGCAGGGCCAGCGCGCCATGCACGGCGACCTCCGGGGGAAAACGCCGGGCCATCCCCGCCACCAAAGCAATCTGCGATTGGTGGGTGGTCAGTGCCTTCCAGGTCGGGTTGTCGAGCGGGTGCATGGCCGATAAGTTTACGACAGTCGTTCCAGGAGATCTTTGCGATCTACCTACGGGATGCCCCATCCCCGTTCATCCCCGGAAAATATAGACTTACACGATTCATCGCCGGGGATGCTCGGTTTTCCGATCACGGCGATGTCGGCGATCACGTGCGATCACGGCGATCCCGATCGGGATACCCCCTACCCTCCCCATTCATCCCAATGATCGGTAACAACATACTTGACAAATCCACATGATTGCGCTATGCTTGGAGCATGAAAAACGAAGGAGTAAGGGAACCGAAAACGCTCCAAGAAGCGGTTATCTACTTTAGCGATGCAGACAATTGCTTGGCCTACATGGTCAAGCACCGCTGGCCCGGCGGAGTTGTCTGCCCCACCTGTGGACGGACGGACGCGACTTTCCTCAAGAATCAGCGGAAGTGGCAATGCAGAAGCCATCATGCAACCCGGCAGTTCTCCGCGAAAACGGGAACGATCTTTGAGGACTCGCCGCTGGGCTTGGACAAATGGCTTACGGCAACGTGGATGATTACCAATTGCAAGAACGGTATCAGTTCCTACGAGATTGCCCGTGATCTCGGAGTCACCCAAAAGACCGCATGGTTCATGTTGCACCGCATTCGCAAAGCAATGCAGACGGGCAGCTTCCAAAGAAAACTCGCCGGGCACGTCGAAGCAGATGAAACTTTTATCGGCGGTAAGGCCCGTTTCATGCACAAAGACAAGAGGGAAAGAATCAACAGGCGCGGCTTTGGTGGCAAGACAGTTGTGGTCGGAGTCCTTGAGCGGGGCGGCCACGTAAGAACGGAAGTTGCGCCTGACCGCGAAAGAAACACGCTGCACATGGTAGTGAAACAGCACGTCGCTCCCGGCTCTCACCTGTCCACAGATGATTGCAAGGGATATTGGGGACTCTACGGTGATTACATCCACCAGATCATTGACCATGCCGAAACTTACGTAAGCGGGAAAGTGCACACGAATGGAATGGAAAACTTCTGGAGTCTCTTGAAGCGTGGCCTCAAGGGGACTTACGTGAGTGTCGAACCTTTCCACCTGTTTCGTTACCTCGATGAGCAAATGTTCCGCTACAACAATCGTGCTACCCAAAAGCATTTCGTCAGCGATAGTGACCGCTTCCAGATGGTCGCTTCTCAGTTTGCCGGAAAGCGACTCACCTATCAGGAACTCACAGGCAAGGGAATGGAGAAACCCCGGCCCGAGGCGGTTTAAGGGTTTTAAGCCTCGCCGCCAGAATCGCGGGAAGGGCCGTGTTCGCTGGTTTTAGCCCGCTTCTTGCGGGCTTTCTTTTTGCGATCCTTCGCCAATTCCTTCTGCAATTCCGCATAAGGCACGGCAAGCAGCCCGCTCATTACCCTGTCGAATTTTTCAAACTCGGTTGGTTCTTTGTCGATTGGCATTGAATCACTTTCCCTTACTGAATTGCCCTAGGTGTTCACTACTGGGGTACTCGAAAATGCGTTTAAGTATTGTTCGCTTATCCTGCTCCTGCCATCGCTCTCCGAATATCTGTACGCAACCATGTAGTTTGTCGATTTCATCACGGCATTCTGTGATTTGAACGCCATGCCCGAATTCATCATGCCATTCCCCTCTGAGTTGTACGCGGTCAGGAAGCATTCGGACTTGAAAAACAACGTGATCTCCTCCATCTAAGACTTCCAGGGCATCATCGGTATGATTCTTATCCACGGAATTCGGGGCGTCTACTGTCCAGTGATTCTTTTCGATTTTCATTACTCTACGGCCAAAACGATCACGAATTACCGTAGATATCTCAATTCCGTTTTCTCCCTTTTCTAAAATCAACCCTGCTTCCTTCAGTAGGGACAAGGGTGTATTGTTTTCCCACCACGGAAAGATCACCCCAGAATCGCCAAACTCCAAGGCTGGACGCCCTCCCCTGTTGGGATTCCGCGCTGATATGTAGCCTGATGTCTTTGCTGATTGTTCCAGCATATAGCGACTCATTATGAAACCGCGTCCAAGATAAAAAAACAGGCATGTAGTAACAAACGATATCGCTAACTTTCTAGATTTCCCAAACTTTCTGATACTAGTAAATGCATCGATCGACACATACACCAAGGCTAAGATGGCGAGTGCCCAGACTGGAAGGGCGTAAAGTAGCGGTAAGCTAGTTGTCATACTCACCACCGCAAACAACAGCGCCGTCGCTATCCGCACAATTCGCTCTCGAACGCCTGCGTCTTCCCGTCCCCGCTCTTCGCGGGCTCTCATTGCTTTTTCCTCCGCTTTTCTGACTTTCGCCGCCGCAATTTCCTGCTTGTGTTTTTCGTTCATTGTGGGTTGGCGACTCTCTCTCCCGTCCCCGAGATATACTGGCTTTTGTTGGTGGCTGGTCATCCCCATTATCCTCCATTTGGGATGGATTCGCCAAGTATGTTGTTACCCAATGATCCCAATAAACAAAGGACTTAGCCCCTAGTATCCCAATGCCATCCCAATCGGGCCCCAATCATCGGCTGAGGTCTGGCAAGCTTTGGCTAGTCGCTAGCTGCCAGCTGCTAGATGCTTTGTTTTCAATGATCTCTGTTCTTTCACACCCTGAGGCGCGGCTCAAGGCTACTGCATTCTAAGTAGAGAATCAACAGCGAAGTAGTACATTCGTCCGCACGCCTGTCAAGTGTCCTGAAGGTCAATGCGGAGCGGAGTGCTCGGTCACCACCCAAACCAAAGAGTTTGTCATCCTGAGCGAAGCGCATGAACAATCTGTCTGTCGCAAAGATGCTTGGCGCGGAGTCGAAGGACCCCGACGATCTCCAACCCGCCATGCAGCCTCAGTGAATTTCCCCCAACCTCTTCTCGTGAAAACGCCTTGGCGCAGCAGTCATGACGTAAGCATTTTCGGCGTTTCGCTGGCTCCTTCTCAGGTTCTTTCCGATCACGGCGATCACGGCGATCACGTGCGATCTCGGCGATCTTCCCCCTCACAAATAGCTCAGGAACCCAATATCCTTTCTCCTCTGCTTCAATCCTGCGAACCAGCGGCAGGGGAGATAGAGCACAGCTACCACGATCGCGAACACCAGGTAGAGCAAGCCGAGACTCCAGACGTATCCTTCAGGAGCCGGCGGAATCATGACTGGATGGTTCAGGAACAACCATGGCGAAACCGAGCCCGAGCGTATGAGCGATACTGCAATCGCCGCCAAGTGGATCAGCGGAATGTGCAGCACGTAATAGAAGAACGGTACGCGACCGAACGTGGTGAGTACGCCGGCCACGCGGCCTCCGGCCGTTTCCAGAAAAGGCAAGATCAGCAGCACAGGGCCCAGCGTCATGAGCAGGAACAGCAGGGAAGCCGGGTACTTGTTGGTGCTGAGGAATGAAATCCAGGCAGGTGGCTGAGGCCGCCGGGGAGGAGCGCTGGGAGCGGCTTTTGCTGCGGCTTGCGCCGGCTGCGCCGGATTTGCGGCTGCTCCGGCGGCCGTACTGGTGGAAGAATTTTGAGCAGCCTGAGGATTCTGCGGCTGCTGGCTCTGCGCGACAACCGGTCGCGGCGCCGGCTTGGGTGCACTCCATGGCCGCGGGTCGCCATAGAGGTTGAAGCCGCGCAAGACCAGGAACAGTGCGATGGCCGCCGTCCCCAGGGCGAGACAGATGTTGCGGCGCGAGCGAGCGTCCATGATGACCACGCGCCCAAACGCGTAGCCCAGCGCCATGACGCAGATCCAGGGGACAATCGAATACAGCACAAACAGAGTCGACCCGTGGTTGCCAAGCTCGATCGGTCCGCCAAAATACAGAACCTGCCACAGCCAGCCCCAAGAACTTTTTCCAATCAGGGGGAACAAAGCCTGCGAATACGCGTCGAGAATGTTGTGGCCGAACACCAGCACCACGCCGAAGGCGGCGAGCACGCGCACCGGCAAAAAGATCAAGCCGGCCAGCAGGACCATGCACCAGCCGATCACCCAGATAACTCCGGCCAGCAGGTAGTGGCTGAAATCAAAATTGAACGTCCAGGCGACGCGGAGGACTGTCAATTCAAGAAGCACCAGCCACAAACCGCGCGTCCACAGAAAGCGGGCCAGCGTGCCGGTGGTGGCCAGCTTGCGGCCGTGAAGAAATGCGGAAGAGCCGGCCAGAAAGATGAAGGCCGGGGCCACAAAGTGTGTGATCCATCGCGTGAGAAAGATGCCCGGCGTTGGGCCGCCCGCGGGCAGTCCGGAAAAAACGCGCACGTGGTCAATCGCCATCAGAACCATCACCGCGCCGCGCACGATATCAATGGACACAACGCGCGCCGGGCCGGGCGGGACAATCCGGTTGCCATAGTTCACCAGGATTTGGTGCGCGGTACCGGGGTCAGTGGCCGTGGATGATGTCGGCATGTGTCATTCCCTCCGCCGGATATAGATACACGTGACATTAGACGGGATTCCGCACGTTCGTTATCGCCAGAAACCATGAAAGTGTAGCAACGCGGGATGAGATGCGGAGGAGAAAAGTCAGGGCTTGTGGGACGAGCCGGGCGGCGCGTCGGACGGCGCGTCGGACAGGGGAGAAGAATGTCCCGTACCGCCTTTGCGTTTCTGAACGGCCTGGCGAAGAAGGTATTCGATCTGGCCATTCACGCTGCGCAGTTCATCCTGCGCCCAGGACTCCAGGTCCGCCCAGAGCGCGGGATCAATGCGCAGCAAAAATGATTTTCGTTCCGCCATGGTTCTCTAATGTATGACCTCATGCGCTCAAGCGCCCGCTCGGATGTGGCCCTAAACGGCCCGGCCGAAGCCGCCCCCTTCAAAGCTTTTGCGTCCTTTGCGGTGGCGCCTCGGTTTTCTGGAGTGCCTCCGCGCCTCCGCGGTGAAACATCCTGTATCCCGGATGAACCGATGTTCAGATCGCCGATCTCCCGATGTCCCGATTGGTTTACGTGTACAGCGTTCCGGTGTTCACCACCGGATGCACTTCCGATTCGGCGCACAAGACCACCATGAGATTGCTGACCATGGCGGCGCGGCGCTCGTCGTCCAGTGTGACCACGCCTTTTTCCGCCAGCTCTCGGAGCGCCATGTCCACCATGCTGACGGCGCCCTGCACAATGGTTTTCCGCGCGGCGATGACCGCTTCCGCCTGCTGGCGGCGCAGCATGGCCTGGGCGATTTCCGGCGCGTACGCCAGGTGCGTGAGCCGGGCTTCATCCACGGTGACGCCGGCCTTGGCCAGCCGTTCCTGCAGCTCCGCGCGCAACGCCGCGGAAACTTCTTCCACGTTGCTGCGTAGCGTGGCCTCGTTGGCTTCGCCGTGGTCGTACGAATAAAGGTTGGCCAGGTGGCGCAATGACGATTCGCTCTGCATGGTCACGTAGTTCTCGTAGTTGTCCACGTCAAACATGGCTTGCGCCGTGTCATTCACGCGCCACACAACTACCGCGCCAATCTCAATCGGATTACCGCCCTTGTCGTTGACTTTGAGTTTTTCGCCGTTGAGCGTGCGCGCGCGCAGAGAGATCTTGTTGCGGCCCAGGGGACGCTGTCCCACCGTTGGCGCCGCACCGGCCTTGGCTGCGGCAATGCGGCCCTGCCAGGACGCAGCCGCTTGCGGTCCGTTCGAATAGAACGGATTGCCCCAGTGGAACCCGCTGGTCCGCACCGTGCCTTTGTATTTGCCGAACAGCACCAGCACGCGGGCTTCATTGGGTTGCAGGGTGAACAGACCGGTGAGCAGGATGACGAGCACAGGCAACATCAACATCGCCGGAACAAAGAGTTCAAAGTGGGGATGACCCAGGGTCTCCACGCCGTCTTTGATCGAATAGACAAACAGGGCAATGTCCGCCAGCAGCAGCGCGATCAGCAGGACCAGCATCATGGCTCCGCTGGGCACGGTTACCACCCGCTCGTGGTTCAGGGAAGTGGTTTGAATGGTGTTCATGGTTGCAATTCCTTAACAAGCATCGCTTGTTATCAGTATGATATCATAAAGATAACACAACAGCAGAAGCTAAATATTTCCATATTAATCAATAGCTTATCGAGATTGGCCCTGGGCGTTGAAGGGAATGCTCGGAAGCGGGTTGACCGGATTACAAGTTTGCGAGAGTTGAGGCTGCACGCCGTCACGCCGGCACAAGGAAATCTAATTTTCACTCACCTGCGGCTCTGTTTGGCGGTATCATCTGCGCCAACGAGTGAGATGCGCCATCATTCTGCTTGAACGGAGATAGACAATGAAGCCACTTCGTTGGTGTATCACTGCAATTTGGTTCGGTTTGGCAGTTTACGTTGGGCTCATGTTTCTGCAGGGCCCATTGGTTCAGAGTTGGTCAACCGTCCATGACTTTGGCGGCTGGCTGAGCTTCCTGAAGATGCTATTAGGACTTGCCTTGGTGGAACTGGTCTTTGTCGCCGCCTATCTGGCGGCACGAGGTATCCCGGGCCTGATGGGTTCGGCGGATTCCACAACCACCACTTCATCCGTGGGCTTTCCCGCGCAACCTACGGTGGCCGTTGGCATCTGGCTGTTGTTTCTGATTGTCCTCCTGGTGGCCGGGTTACTGGCTGTGCTGGGGAATACAGCCGGCGCTGATGCCGGAGGTTTCAAGGGATGGACCGCGCAATCGGACGTGAAGAATTTACTGGTCACCATGCTGGCTGCAGGGATCGGAAGCTTGATCACGGCCATGCTGGGATACGTGGAGCATGCCAGCGAAAAGACCGACTTCAAGCTGGCATTCGTGCCCTGGTACGTGGCCCGTCCGGTGATGGGTACGCTGCTCGGCTTGATCTTCTATTTCATCATCCGCGGCGGCCTCTTTGTCACCGTCAACCCAAGTTCCACCACTAAATTTGACCCCAAAGACCTAAACGTATGGACGCTGGCCGGCATGGGCTCCCTGGTGGGAATGTTCAGCAAGAACGCGATTTCCAAGCTGCAGGAAATCTTTGAAACACTCTTCGCCAAGAAGCCCGGGTCAAATGGCGGCGCCATTGACGAGGGCGGCGGTGGCGACAATAGCGGCCAGGCGGGGAACGGTGGTCAGCAGGCAGGGAATGGCAGCCAAGCGGGCAACGGTGGTCAAGCAGGGAGCGGTGGTCAGGCTGCAGCGAGCGGCGGCCAGGGAAGTGCCAAGCCGGGTGGTCAAAGCGGTGAGGGCGACAAGAAATAAATAAGGATCAGTCAACTCACTCGACCGAAGAGCTTAGCTCGGCTCTCGGATTCAATAGAGGCACAGAGCAGATATCGATTCCCGCTAATCCAGGAAACCGCAGGGCGTGTTAATCTCCGCTCCCCGTGCAGTAGGGCCCCAAGGCGGGCATGATGAAAATGTCTGCGACCTCCGGCAGGAACGTGGCGAGACCACCCGTAAAACGAATGCATTCTTTTCCCACGAAGACGTTGATGTGTTGCCGGATCTCACCCTGCTCGTCGACGATACGGTCGTGCAAGCCAGGGTGAAGGCTCCAGAGAGATTCGAAGGCATCTCGAACAGTACATGAGTGGTTCGGGAGCGTGATAACAACTCGGCCGTCCGTGTAGACGGAAAGCTTACCGGGCAGGCGCACAGTGATTCGCATCAGTCCACCTTGCAAAGACAGGAACCGCTCCGCCAACCGTAAGTCTGACCTCGATCGCGCGCTTCTCCTAAATTGCGATTTGTTTCGGCTCGACAGCGCGCCAGGAACGATCTTTTGACGTTGCCCGTGAAGCCTGCTCACGTTCCCGCACCGATAGAATGGTTAGCCCACTCTACCCCTTTCAGCGATCATTTGCAGAACGAAGACCGCGGGCGCACCCCTGCTTTAATATCGCGATGCCAGGTTGCGATTGCGCACTCCCAGTTTCTTCAAAATACGATGGACGTGGTTCTTGGCCGTGTACTCGGAAATACAAAGTTTCGCGGCAATCTCCTTGTTGGTCAGATTGTGGGAAACCAACCCCAGTACTTTTCGCTCGCGAATGGTTAGGACCGGAGAGGGGAGAACCGGTTGGCTTTGGCTGCTGGCAAGATTGGCAAGGTGGGAAAACAAGGCATGGGTGATGTGGGGCGGGCAGGTAAATTCCTCGTTTCCGACCGATTGCAACACCCGGATCAGCTCCTCTGACGAAGAAGATGGTGGCACGTATCCGCTGGCTCCAGCGGCAGCCAACCTCACTACTTTCTCTTCTGATTCCTCCACTCCAAGGATGACCACCTTCGCAGTCGGATAACGGGTAGTGATGGAATGAACCAACTCCAGGGCGGGATCAATACGAGAATCCACATCGACGACGATGATTCCGTACGTTCCGAGCGCATCGGGGTTTGGTTGAGCAAAGGGGGCAGCAACAAAGCTTGAGTGACAGTTTAGCGAAAGCGCCACCGACTCGGCACGGTAGCGACAGGAAGAAATGACAGCGACGTTCGCGGCTGGTGAACTCATCGAGCCTCTGCTCGTGCTTTCCATTGGATCCGAGGCCGAAAGGGTTCGTGCACTATAACACCGAGTCGGGGAAATTACTACTTCTCCGTAATTCGGGTGGTGTCCTAATTTGCAAATTTAGGACACTAGCATAAT
This window contains:
- a CDS encoding Arc family DNA-binding protein, which codes for MAERKSFLLRIDPALWADLESWAQDELRSVNGQIEYLLRQAVQKRKGGTGHSSPLSDAPSDAPPGSSHKP
- a CDS encoding IS1595 family transposase is translated as MKNEGVREPKTLQEAVIYFSDADNCLAYMVKHRWPGGVVCPTCGRTDATFLKNQRKWQCRSHHATRQFSAKTGTIFEDSPLGLDKWLTATWMITNCKNGISSYEIARDLGVTQKTAWFMLHRIRKAMQTGSFQRKLAGHVEADETFIGGKARFMHKDKRERINRRGFGGKTVVVGVLERGGHVRTEVAPDRERNTLHMVVKQHVAPGSHLSTDDCKGYWGLYGDYIHQIIDHAETYVSGKVHTNGMENFWSLLKRGLKGTYVSVEPFHLFRYLDEQMFRYNNRATQKHFVSDSDRFQMVASQFAGKRLTYQELTGKGMEKPRPEAV
- a CDS encoding response regulator transcription factor — protein: MSSPAANVAVISSCRYRAESVALSLNCHSSFVAAPFAQPNPDALGTYGIIVVDVDSRIDPALELVHSITTRYPTAKVVILGVEESEEKVVRLAAAGASGYVPPSSSSEELIRVLQSVGNEEFTCPPHITHALFSHLANLASSQSQPVLPSPVLTIRERKVLGLVSHNLTNKEIAAKLCISEYTAKNHVHRILKKLGVRNRNLASRY
- a CDS encoding GNAT family N-acetyltransferase, giving the protein MHPLDNPTWKALTTHQSQIALVAGMARRFPPEVAVHGALALPLPPAYQDLLRLSPEPVGLFSFQKLQPPPGWTVVRAVELSQMVQTTAAEGTVQEAASATTQEEAGAESSKRERASSASERSAIAGGFLIEDLTPADLPQMSALYETTRPGRKLSPALYKLGGFVGIRERTSEGKNQLVAMACLRLHLPGYREISTVGTLPGFEGRGYATALVRELARRIRARSEQPFLTVRTDNERAVAIYQRLGFRERVKMHSTTIRFG
- a CDS encoding heparan-alpha-glucosaminide N-acetyltransferase domain-containing protein; amino-acid sequence: MPTSSTATDPGTAHQILVNYGNRIVPPGPARVVSIDIVRGAVMVLMAIDHVRVFSGLPAGGPTPGIFLTRWITHFVAPAFIFLAGSSAFLHGRKLATTGTLARFLWTRGLWLVLLELTVLRVAWTFNFDFSHYLLAGVIWVIGWCMVLLAGLIFLPVRVLAAFGVVLVFGHNILDAYSQALFPLIGKSSWGWLWQVLYFGGPIELGNHGSTLFVLYSIVPWICVMALGYAFGRVVIMDARSRRNICLALGTAAIALFLVLRGFNLYGDPRPWSAPKPAPRPVVAQSQQPQNPQAAQNSSTSTAAGAAANPAQPAQAAAKAAPSAPPRRPQPPAWISFLSTNKYPASLLFLLMTLGPVLLILPFLETAGGRVAGVLTTFGRVPFFYYVLHIPLIHLAAIAVSLIRSGSVSPWLFLNHPVMIPPAPEGYVWSLGLLYLVFAIVVAVLYLPCRWFAGLKQRRKDIGFLSYL
- a CDS encoding sodium:solute symporter family protein, whose product is MNLYAIVLGVIVVVLLVVSTSQIRKVKTKADYLVAGRTLPWYVLVFTLLSSWIGSGSLFGGAENAFHNGFSALWQSAGGWAGLLVIVFVAQRARKFAQFTIPDLLEARYNTAARILGAIAILFAFTAITSYQFKGGGDVLHLIFPDLDHVARNTFGIAAGHEHALGMVIIAGFVIIFTAFAGMTSVAYLDVVIGALATVTCIAALPILMARAGGWSGMHAALPPEYFQWFGRFAVVNGVNQGAWAGFVRAMELLVPTMLLLLGNQSMYQKFFSARSERDAKISVFGWIIGTFILETVIVAIAVTGAALFMHAPDVKAREIIPYAARHGLPAFLGALLMGAVFAKVISTANNYLFSPATNLVNDIYTRFLKKDATDKSVLLVSRLMVVGLGIFALLQGTLWESILAMALYAYTIYSAAITPVVMGAFFSKRVTAAAAVWSIALGTIITVVWNLQQIALQNHHATLIPASWLARDAIFPALAVSVFSLVVVSLFTPAPRQEQLALFFDDESGPKPAKA
- a CDS encoding SPFH domain-containing protein; this translates as MLVLLIALLLADIALFVYSIKDGVETLGHPHFELFVPAMLMLPVLVILLTGLFTLQPNEARVLVLFGKYKGTVRTSGFHWGNPFYSNGPQAAASWQGRIAAAKAGAAPTVGQRPLGRNKISLRARTLNGEKLKVNDKGGNPIEIGAVVVWRVNDTAQAMFDVDNYENYVTMQSESSLRHLANLYSYDHGEANEATLRSNVEEVSAALRAELQERLAKAGVTVDEARLTHLAYAPEIAQAMLRRQQAEAVIAARKTIVQGAVSMVDMALRELAEKGVVTLDDERRAAMVSNLMVVLCAESEVHPVVNTGTLYT
- a CDS encoding cupin domain-containing protein, whose product is MRIIRMFAVAVLLFAAMSAPSPAQDKAGVVPLAKTKFSAMDGLPACSSLSVQRGDPSKGPAVILLKVAKGCTVPWHWHTATESLMMVSGNGKLEMKDAAAAVVVPGDYVYLPGKHPHQFGCSTACTLFLVTDGAFDIHYIDKDGKEIPPAEALKAPAKKPAAPAKKKK